From a single Chlamydia muridarum str. Nigg genomic region:
- a CDS encoding amino acid permease: MHHRKSSTPLGTFTVGMLSLAVVISLRNLPLTAKHGLSTLFFYAISVACFMIPYALIAAELASFKPQGIYVWTRDALGKRWGFFAIWMQWFHNMTWYPAMLAFIASTLVYQISPDLANNRLYLASVILLGFWGLTFFNFLGIGTSALFSSICVIIGTLIPGAILVAFAAYWIHSGNPIAITFSWGELFPDFSSLSSFVLLSGMLLALCGLEANANLASDMEDPKRNYPKAVFIGAVATLAILVLGSLAIAIVIPKEEISLVSGLIRAFSLFFEKYNLSWMTGIIVAMTIAGSLGELNAWMFAGTKGLFISTQNDCLPKIFKKTNSRNVPTNLMLFQAIVVTLFTFIFIYVDSADLAYWILSALSVQMYLVMYICLFISGPVLRIKEPKAQRLYCVPGKLVGMCILSALGILSCLFALGISFLPPQAVISSSTMGGGFGYTALLLLAFTINCCIPFGMYYSHKKLIK; this comes from the coding sequence CAAAACATGGCTTGTCTACCCTGTTTTTTTATGCCATTTCTGTAGCTTGTTTTATGATTCCCTATGCTCTTATTGCAGCAGAGTTGGCTTCTTTCAAGCCTCAGGGCATTTATGTGTGGACACGTGATGCTTTAGGGAAGCGCTGGGGATTCTTCGCCATATGGATGCAGTGGTTCCATAATATGACTTGGTATCCAGCTATGTTAGCTTTTATTGCTAGTACGCTTGTTTATCAAATCAGCCCGGATCTTGCAAATAATCGTCTCTATCTGGCCTCTGTTATTCTTTTAGGTTTTTGGGGCCTAACTTTCTTTAATTTTCTAGGAATTGGAACATCCGCTCTTTTCAGTTCTATCTGCGTAATTATAGGAACTCTCATTCCCGGAGCCATTTTAGTCGCTTTCGCAGCTTACTGGATTCATAGTGGAAACCCCATTGCAATTACTTTTTCTTGGGGAGAGCTCTTCCCAGACTTCTCTTCTCTTTCTTCTTTTGTTCTTCTATCCGGAATGCTTCTTGCATTATGTGGATTAGAAGCTAATGCCAATTTAGCCTCAGATATGGAGGATCCTAAGAGAAATTATCCCAAAGCAGTTTTCATTGGAGCAGTGGCTACGCTTGCTATTTTAGTGCTAGGATCATTGGCAATTGCTATTGTAATCCCTAAAGAAGAAATTAGTTTAGTCTCCGGACTTATTCGAGCATTCTCTCTTTTCTTTGAAAAATACAATCTTTCTTGGATGACAGGGATTATCGTTGCAATGACGATAGCTGGGTCTTTAGGAGAATTGAATGCTTGGATGTTTGCTGGCACTAAAGGGTTATTCATTTCTACTCAAAATGACTGCTTACCTAAAATTTTCAAAAAAACTAATTCTAGGAATGTCCCCACAAATCTTATGCTTTTCCAGGCGATTGTGGTTACTTTATTCACATTCATATTCATCTATGTGGACTCTGCAGACCTCGCTTACTGGATTTTGAGCGCTCTTAGCGTGCAGATGTACCTTGTCATGTACATTTGCTTATTTATATCTGGCCCTGTTCTTAGAATTAAAGAGCCTAAAGCTCAAAGACTCTATTGTGTGCCTGGGAAACTTGTGGGAATGTGTATTCTGTCTGCTTTAGGGATTCTCTCTTGCTTGTTTGCTTTAGGCATTAGCTTCCTTCCTCCTCAGGCAGTAATTTCCTCATCAACTATGGGAGGCGGGTTTGGTTATACAGCGCTCCTGCTCTTAGCCTTTACTATTAATTGTTGCATTCCTTTTGGAATGTACTATTCCCATAAAAAATTAATTAAATAA
- a CDS encoding tRNA 2-thiocytidine biosynthesis TtcA family protein, translating into MFTLRSTPPWTKSGKRVESLIRKALYTYAMLEKHTHIAVALSGGKDSLSLLLMLKAISGRGFPELTIHAIHIGGKYSCGAAVSGNYLSSICDKIQVPLISIPSPYETENPECYTCSRIRRRLLFDAAKSVGATAVAFGHHRDDVIQTALMNLLHKAEFAGMLPVVDMVNFGITILRPLIFIPEELIRKFAKESGFARITCRCPVISLRTKTEEALKTLETIFPQARHNIALAVRESGLIKANNVEKTVSIQDDKNAFSL; encoded by the coding sequence ATGTTTACACTACGAAGCACCCCTCCATGGACAAAATCTGGGAAACGTGTTGAAAGCCTCATTCGTAAGGCATTGTACACTTATGCCATGTTAGAGAAGCATACGCATATCGCGGTTGCTCTAAGTGGAGGTAAAGACAGCCTATCTCTTCTGCTTATGCTGAAAGCTATTTCTGGTAGAGGATTCCCAGAACTAACTATTCATGCGATCCATATTGGAGGCAAATATTCTTGCGGTGCAGCAGTTAGCGGAAACTATCTTTCTTCTATTTGTGACAAGATTCAAGTCCCACTTATTTCTATTCCTTCCCCTTATGAGACAGAGAATCCTGAATGCTACACTTGCTCTCGAATCAGACGACGCCTTCTTTTTGATGCGGCTAAAAGCGTTGGAGCAACAGCTGTTGCGTTTGGACATCATAGAGATGATGTTATTCAGACAGCACTAATGAATCTTCTTCACAAAGCAGAGTTTGCAGGCATGCTTCCTGTCGTAGATATGGTGAATTTTGGAATTACAATCCTGCGTCCCCTTATCTTCATCCCTGAAGAATTAATCCGTAAATTTGCTAAGGAAAGTGGTTTTGCTCGAATCACCTGCCGTTGCCCAGTCATTTCTCTGCGAACCAAAACCGAAGAAGCTCTAAAAACCTTAGAAACGATATTTCCTCAAGCAAGGCATAACATTGCTTTAGCTGTTAGAGAATCGGGGCTTATTAAAGCTAATAACGTCGAGAAGACTGTTTCCATTCAGGACGACAAAAACGCTTTTTCCTTATAA
- a CDS encoding UvrD-helicase domain-containing protein — MKLSQQLKRIDIPTILHHGFCGKVIYAKQEKRVTDYYVAYYQRVRTFCRRFRYFGISSNPILLKFIQDFESITTLIKKHNSEIISYLLDLYKDFFDRVLHYPLDEQQRRSIISEEENCLVISSAGSGKTSSILGKVRYLIEIKGIDPRRIALISYTNKASSELTKRLATDGLRGYTFHKLAVDLIGSITGVKPSICSNPEELIEEICQKLLKTKDFLKNVLKYFVFYDDCESERKIRDQLSEQKKPFLKAVFPDMDGKTIYVRSKQEQTTCFILSSLGISFRYEEPYEFQVADETHSQYRPDFSLYVTAQNGSLRRIYLELFAINKQGRVPPWFVEGTNKTYKEVNQIYLDGIAWKKQTHKKFKTELLTLTSEDFYNSNIRENIWDTLRKLLERAGIPIQEKKEEDLYNALLPKKSVQEKALIKLIVRFISLMKSNHKSIKKVLYCAKIAKDIPSSWLIEKVFKPVYERYVDTLAKRGQIDFTDAILQATEICRHSSSGKYDYIIVDEFQDISIDCCRFLQELRKGNPPAKMYCVGDDWQSIYRFAGSNITVFNQFSDYFGPQEIHRLETTYRLGEPLVSLSSSFVQRNNFQIRKDCRSFNPDIRTELVFRSYYHRSEKDYCSCLELEISKIPEDKSIFLLGRYSFDDYYLSKKYQLVKTGSNFFYIIGNRKIEFLTVHKSKGLEADYVILLQCNADRYGFPSLVTDNKVFNYVLSESDSFPFSEERRLFYVAITRAKIKTTVLYDKKFPSEFVKEFIKVDEKRAQVPRTPVNAYKIWTRSEESLLLQLCKGMSVKDIATQTGRSPTAITARLRKLQKVGLSKRPQFVKSHNSFIRKKRFCRPEWKQSSRRY, encoded by the coding sequence TTGAAATTATCTCAGCAGCTAAAACGCATCGACATTCCCACTATTTTACATCATGGTTTCTGTGGCAAGGTTATCTACGCAAAACAAGAGAAAAGGGTCACAGATTATTATGTTGCCTATTATCAAAGGGTTCGCACATTTTGCCGAAGATTTCGTTATTTTGGCATTTCTTCAAATCCCATTCTTTTAAAATTCATACAAGATTTTGAGTCGATAACAACTCTTATTAAGAAACATAATAGTGAGATTATAAGTTATTTACTGGATCTTTATAAGGATTTTTTTGATCGCGTTCTACATTACCCATTGGATGAACAACAAAGACGCTCTATTATATCAGAAGAAGAGAATTGTTTAGTCATTAGCTCTGCAGGAAGTGGGAAAACGTCTTCTATCTTAGGGAAGGTGAGATATCTTATAGAGATTAAGGGAATAGATCCTCGTCGTATAGCTCTGATTAGTTATACCAATAAAGCTTCATCAGAACTTACAAAAAGATTGGCTACGGATGGATTAAGGGGATATACCTTTCATAAGTTGGCTGTTGACCTAATTGGAAGCATAACAGGAGTTAAACCCTCTATCTGTAGCAATCCTGAGGAGCTTATTGAGGAGATCTGTCAAAAATTATTGAAAACAAAGGATTTTCTAAAGAACGTATTAAAATATTTTGTTTTTTATGATGATTGCGAATCTGAAAGGAAAATTCGAGATCAGCTGTCTGAACAAAAGAAACCATTCTTGAAAGCTGTATTCCCTGATATGGATGGGAAAACGATTTATGTCCGAAGCAAACAAGAGCAAACCACCTGCTTCATTTTATCGTCTTTAGGCATTTCGTTCCGATATGAAGAACCTTATGAATTTCAAGTAGCAGATGAAACGCATTCCCAATACAGACCGGATTTTTCTCTTTACGTTACTGCGCAGAATGGAAGTTTAAGACGTATCTACCTGGAGCTTTTTGCTATTAATAAACAAGGACGAGTTCCTCCATGGTTTGTTGAAGGGACAAATAAGACTTATAAAGAAGTGAATCAAATATATTTAGATGGGATAGCTTGGAAAAAGCAAACTCATAAGAAGTTCAAAACAGAACTGCTTACTTTAACTAGTGAGGATTTCTACAATTCGAATATTCGGGAGAATATTTGGGATACATTAAGAAAACTCTTAGAAAGAGCAGGCATTCCTATTCAAGAAAAGAAAGAAGAGGATTTATATAACGCTCTTCTTCCTAAAAAAAGCGTTCAAGAGAAAGCACTTATTAAACTTATAGTACGCTTTATTTCTTTAATGAAATCAAATCATAAATCTATTAAGAAAGTGCTATATTGCGCCAAAATCGCTAAAGATATCCCAAGTTCTTGGCTTATTGAAAAGGTTTTTAAACCCGTATACGAACGTTATGTGGATACATTAGCTAAAAGGGGGCAGATTGATTTTACTGACGCTATTTTGCAAGCAACAGAAATTTGTCGTCACTCTAGTTCTGGGAAGTACGATTATATTATCGTCGATGAGTTTCAAGATATTTCTATTGATTGTTGCCGCTTTCTGCAAGAATTGCGTAAAGGAAATCCTCCCGCTAAGATGTATTGCGTTGGGGATGATTGGCAGTCTATCTATCGATTTGCGGGAAGTAATATCACTGTGTTCAATCAGTTTTCCGATTATTTTGGTCCACAAGAGATCCATAGACTAGAGACTACCTACAGGTTGGGAGAGCCTTTGGTCTCTTTGTCTTCTAGCTTTGTACAACGTAATAATTTTCAAATACGAAAAGATTGCCGTTCCTTTAATCCAGATATTAGGACTGAGTTAGTATTTCGCTCTTATTATCACAGGTCTGAAAAGGATTATTGCTCTTGTTTAGAGCTGGAGATTTCTAAGATTCCAGAAGATAAATCCATCTTTTTATTAGGGAGGTATTCATTTGATGACTATTATCTATCCAAAAAGTATCAGCTTGTTAAAACAGGGAGCAATTTTTTTTATATAATCGGAAATAGAAAAATAGAATTCCTTACTGTACACAAGTCAAAAGGACTTGAAGCTGATTACGTAATTTTGCTTCAATGCAACGCAGACCGTTATGGATTTCCTAGTCTTGTTACAGATAACAAAGTGTTTAACTATGTTTTATCAGAAAGCGATTCTTTTCCGTTTAGCGAGGAGCGGAGATTATTCTATGTTGCAATAACACGAGCTAAGATCAAAACTACAGTCCTTTATGATAAAAAATTCCCTTCAGAGTTTGTTAAAGAGTTTATAAAAGTGGACGAGAAAAGAGCTCAAGTTCCTAGAACGCCCGTAAATGCCTATAAGATTTGGACACGCAGCGAGGAGTCTCTTTTGTTACAACTTTGTAAGGGGATGAGTGTTAAGGACATCGCTACGCAAACGGGACGTAGCCCAACTGCTATAACAGCAAGATTACGCAAGCTGCAAAAAGTAGGATTGTCGAAACGACCACAATTCGTCAAATCACATAATTCCTTTATAAGGAAAAAGCGTTTTTGTCGTCCTGAATGGAAACAGTCTTCTCGACGTTATTAG
- the surE gene encoding 5'/3'-nucleotidase SurE — translation MTKEPRFKILITNDDGIKAKGISLLVSLLRDANFADLYVVAPLEEQSGRSMAFSLIGPTAVEPFDYPQKVQEAWAVVGTPVDCVKLAIGELFKDNPPDLVLSGINNGKNSGRNLYYSATVGAIREANLHGIPAIALSQCENISFFQEAQMSSLIRALCEFTVSHKHANPLGFNVTFPASSDNSPWKGIRFTLSGDEFLFGIPRLIRTEGNRRYYTLYDMQDKVSEDLSDEYLALANNYITAVPLISKNTPLATLSEEELAFLKESFEQSVQWDSSLNFEEDLA, via the coding sequence ATGACTAAGGAACCAAGATTTAAAATTCTTATTACTAATGACGATGGCATCAAAGCTAAGGGAATTAGCCTATTAGTTTCCTTGCTTCGCGACGCTAATTTTGCCGATCTCTATGTTGTAGCTCCTTTGGAAGAACAGTCTGGAAGAAGTATGGCTTTTTCGCTAATAGGACCGACCGCTGTAGAACCTTTTGATTATCCTCAAAAAGTCCAAGAGGCTTGGGCTGTAGTAGGGACTCCTGTTGATTGTGTCAAATTAGCCATTGGAGAACTCTTTAAAGATAACCCGCCAGACCTAGTCTTATCAGGTATCAATAACGGGAAAAATTCTGGTCGCAACCTCTATTACTCTGCTACCGTAGGTGCTATAAGGGAAGCGAACCTTCACGGAATTCCTGCCATAGCCCTTTCTCAATGTGAAAATATTTCTTTTTTCCAAGAAGCTCAAATGTCCTCTTTGATTCGCGCTTTATGTGAGTTCACAGTTTCCCATAAACATGCCAATCCACTAGGATTTAATGTAACCTTCCCTGCTAGCTCTGATAATTCTCCTTGGAAAGGAATCCGCTTTACCCTTTCTGGAGATGAATTTTTATTTGGAATTCCAAGATTGATCCGCACCGAAGGAAATCGACGTTACTACACGCTATACGATATGCAAGATAAGGTGTCTGAAGATCTTTCTGACGAATACTTAGCCTTAGCCAATAACTATATTACTGCTGTCCCACTAATTTCCAAAAACACTCCTTTGGCAACACTTTCTGAAGAAGAACTAGCCTTCCTTAAAGAATCCTTTGAACAATCTGTTCAATGGGATTCTTCTTTAAATTTCGAAGAAGATCTAGCTTAA
- a CDS encoding 4-hydroxybenzoate octaprenyltransferase, giving the protein MSKIILIQQLIKCKYALFALLFLASSTLFCFSLPNTSLPLFSLATMKILFLGGSAFFVARAFGMIVNQIVDCAIDKRNPRTKMRVLPAGLLSTKNSVLLLILCLVLFLSFCWFFNPLCFALAVLATLVMIIYPYTKRFTFLCHWILGSVYYLAILMNCFTIIPTPSFSLFCMASLLGVSFGMIIAANDIIYAIQDLEFDQKEELFSIPARFGIKQSIKIASISLTISAIAYLLLGYFVPNKTVFYLCSLLPLAGILCTIKHYSLINLGSQSALQQKFFLGNLFLGITFLANMIGLFLLGGIS; this is encoded by the coding sequence ATGTCCAAAATTATATTGATTCAGCAGCTTATCAAATGTAAATATGCGTTATTCGCTCTTCTTTTTCTCGCTTCTTCCACATTATTCTGCTTTTCTCTTCCAAACACCTCTCTCCCTTTATTCTCCTTAGCTACTATGAAAATTCTCTTTTTGGGAGGAAGCGCATTTTTTGTTGCTAGAGCTTTTGGAATGATCGTAAATCAAATTGTGGACTGTGCTATAGACAAACGCAACCCTCGTACCAAAATGCGCGTACTGCCAGCAGGACTTCTTTCTACTAAAAACTCTGTTCTGCTTTTGATTCTTTGTCTTGTTCTATTCTTGAGCTTTTGCTGGTTCTTTAATCCTTTATGCTTCGCTCTTGCTGTTTTAGCTACTCTTGTTATGATTATTTATCCCTATACGAAACGCTTTACGTTTCTTTGTCACTGGATTTTAGGGTCCGTATACTATCTAGCAATATTAATGAACTGTTTCACAATCATCCCCACCCCTTCTTTCTCCCTGTTTTGTATGGCCTCGTTATTAGGCGTTTCTTTTGGAATGATTATTGCTGCGAATGATATCATTTATGCTATCCAGGATTTGGAATTCGATCAAAAAGAAGAGCTTTTCAGTATTCCTGCACGGTTTGGAATAAAACAATCCATTAAAATAGCTTCCATAAGTTTAACCATTAGCGCAATAGCTTACCTACTCCTAGGCTACTTTGTTCCTAATAAAACAGTTTTCTATTTATGCTCCCTTTTGCCTTTAGCTGGTATTCTCTGCACAATCAAACATTATTCTTTGATTAACCTAGGATCTCAATCTGCTCTTCAGCAAAAATTTTTCCTTGGGAATCTTTTCTTAGGTATTACATTTCTTGCTAATATGATTGGACTATTCTTATTAGGAGGAATCTCATGA
- a CDS encoding flavin prenyltransferase UbiX, whose product MKRYIVGISGASGAILAVTLVSELARLGHHVDVIISPAAQKTLYYELETKSFLATIPSNLHKNILIHRITSIESSLSSGSTLVDATIIVPCSVATIAAISCGLSDNLLRRVADVALKEKRPLILVPRETPLSAIHLENLLKLAQNGAVILPPMPTWYFRPETANDIANDIVGKILAILQLDSPLIKRWENPH is encoded by the coding sequence ATGAAGCGCTATATTGTAGGCATTTCTGGAGCATCCGGGGCTATATTAGCGGTCACATTAGTTTCAGAACTCGCTAGATTAGGACATCATGTCGATGTCATTATATCCCCTGCAGCACAAAAAACTCTTTATTATGAACTAGAAACCAAATCTTTCTTAGCTACAATCCCATCAAATCTTCATAAAAACATTCTAATTCATCGTATCACATCTATAGAAAGCTCTTTATCCTCCGGATCGACTTTGGTTGACGCGACCATTATTGTTCCTTGTAGCGTAGCAACCATTGCAGCAATTTCTTGCGGTTTATCGGATAATCTTCTCAGAAGGGTTGCAGACGTCGCCTTAAAAGAAAAACGACCTCTTATTCTTGTTCCCAGAGAGACACCTCTATCTGCCATACACCTGGAAAATCTACTTAAGCTAGCTCAAAACGGAGCGGTGATACTGCCTCCTATGCCTACCTGGTACTTTAGACCTGAGACAGCCAATGATATAGCTAACGATATCGTGGGTAAGATCTTAGCAATTTTACAACTAGATAGTCCCTTGATAAAAAGATGGGAGAACCCCCACTAA
- a CDS encoding YitT family protein, translating into MTHTKRFTKFSFPLYFSKTLSWFIIGGFLAACGVHMVLAPNDLIDGGIVGLSMIAAHSFGKQFLPVFLVLFNLPFIILACKRIGKYFVVQMITAVIIFSCSVWLIEVLPEWLGMQPFVFNGSEIETIVLGGVILGAGGGLIIRHGGATDGIEILGIIINKKRGYTVGQVILFMNFFIFSLGGIVYRNWHTAFMSLLTYAVAIKVMDTVILGFEDTKSVTIITSSPRKLGNILMETLGVGLTYLHAEGGFSGEPRNLLYIVVERLQLSQLKEIVHREDPSAFIAIENLHEVINEKRTSH; encoded by the coding sequence ATGACTCATACCAAACGTTTCACAAAGTTTAGTTTCCCTCTATATTTCTCTAAAACTCTTAGCTGGTTTATTATAGGTGGCTTTTTAGCTGCTTGTGGCGTTCACATGGTTCTCGCTCCTAACGACTTGATCGATGGCGGAATTGTTGGCTTATCCATGATCGCGGCCCATTCTTTCGGAAAGCAATTTCTTCCTGTATTTTTAGTGTTGTTTAACTTGCCCTTCATCATTTTGGCTTGTAAGCGTATAGGGAAGTACTTCGTTGTGCAAATGATCACAGCAGTTATTATCTTTTCTTGCTCGGTATGGCTCATAGAAGTCTTACCTGAGTGGCTGGGAATGCAACCTTTTGTCTTTAATGGTTCAGAAATAGAGACCATTGTTCTCGGTGGAGTAATTTTAGGGGCTGGTGGAGGATTGATTATCCGCCACGGAGGAGCCACTGACGGGATAGAAATTCTAGGGATTATCATAAATAAGAAACGAGGCTATACAGTCGGACAAGTTATTTTATTTATGAACTTTTTTATTTTCTCCTTGGGAGGAATAGTCTACCGTAATTGGCATACGGCTTTCATGTCTTTGCTGACGTATGCTGTAGCTATCAAAGTGATGGATACGGTGATTTTAGGATTTGAAGATACCAAATCTGTAACGATTATTACCTCTTCTCCTAGAAAGTTAGGAAATATTCTCATGGAGACTTTAGGGGTTGGATTGACATACCTGCATGCAGAAGGAGGGTTTTCAGGAGAACCTCGAAATCTTCTTTATATCGTTGTTGAGCGATTACAGCTTTCTCAGCTCAAAGAGATCGTGCACAGAGAAGATCCAAGTGCTTTTATAGCTATTGAAAACTTGCATGAAGTTATCAATGAAAAAAGAACCTCTCATTAG
- a CDS encoding IncA family protein translates to MGHVESTLRMEELGSSSLSEESLSEPIIGESKKTARVSSCDKICTIVAMVLGILIAAGGAVILALLCICSPILLSCSGIVLVALGAVVLGAGIANACKCCLQRKEIQSYKNLLLEKDEMLDKYARMCDDRGRWILLSKAANEALLEEAKKLLEKVKRHREVCSLINKDPSLGSLDFLDSCGEEGPVSYRNVWGMLV, encoded by the coding sequence ATGGGGCATGTAGAATCTACATTAAGAATGGAGGAATTGGGGTCAAGTAGTCTGAGTGAGGAGAGTCTTTCGGAGCCAATCATAGGTGAAAGCAAAAAAACTGCTCGAGTGAGTTCCTGTGACAAAATCTGTACTATTGTTGCGATGGTTTTGGGAATTTTAATAGCCGCAGGAGGAGCTGTTATTTTGGCTTTATTGTGTATTTGTTCTCCTATTCTACTCTCTTGTTCAGGAATTGTTCTGGTTGCCTTGGGTGCAGTTGTTTTAGGTGCTGGGATTGCTAATGCTTGTAAGTGTTGCCTTCAACGCAAAGAGATCCAATCTTACAAAAACCTTCTTCTGGAGAAGGATGAAATGCTAGACAAGTATGCTCGTATGTGTGATGACCGTGGAAGATGGATTTTATTATCAAAAGCAGCTAATGAAGCATTATTAGAAGAAGCTAAGAAATTATTAGAAAAGGTCAAAAGACATAGAGAGGTTTGTTCGCTAATAAACAAAGATCCCTCTCTCGGCTCTCTAGACTTTTTAGATAGCTGTGGTGAAGAAGGACCCGTTTCTTATCGGAATGTTTGGGGTATGCTGGTTTAG
- a CDS encoding IncA family protein, with protein sequence MVNSVNAFYQKEVNASPISREECVGKSNSKVFSKGACCAKIIGVALAVLGLALAIGGAVLLGVGSLSCLLPVFVPIAMIAVGVVLLGLGSVNACLSSPRTVKVADKLGNQQIRILRNRVCQLENQVVASRARLSALEDELTEQQYITNAFQTALEAGEDGVPCGKMTAKMKMDAANSEILCRVREITLMGQALNQALDRIQLLRNQLRTSSRYIVGSEEECTPLLDAEETCCSLDSIC encoded by the coding sequence ATGGTCAATAGTGTTAATGCTTTTTACCAAAAAGAGGTGAATGCCTCGCCAATTAGCAGAGAAGAATGTGTAGGGAAAAGCAACAGCAAGGTCTTTTCTAAGGGTGCTTGTTGCGCAAAAATTATTGGAGTTGCTTTGGCCGTTTTAGGTCTAGCTCTTGCTATTGGTGGAGCGGTTTTACTTGGTGTTGGATCTCTATCTTGTCTGCTTCCTGTATTTGTCCCCATAGCGATGATTGCTGTTGGGGTTGTTCTTTTAGGATTAGGGAGTGTTAATGCCTGCTTGAGTTCCCCACGAACAGTTAAAGTAGCGGATAAGCTGGGGAATCAGCAAATTCGCATTTTAAGGAATCGTGTTTGTCAATTAGAAAATCAAGTAGTGGCTTCCCGCGCTCGGTTATCAGCCTTAGAAGATGAACTTACAGAGCAGCAGTACATTACGAACGCTTTTCAGACTGCCTTGGAAGCGGGGGAGGATGGAGTTCCTTGTGGCAAGATGACCGCTAAGATGAAAATGGATGCTGCTAACTCTGAGATTTTATGTCGTGTGAGAGAAATAACCCTGATGGGACAAGCTTTAAACCAAGCATTGGATAGAATCCAACTCCTCCGTAATCAGCTACGGACTAGTTCTCGATACATTGTTGGATCGGAAGAGGAGTGTACGCCGTTGTTAGACGCAGAAGAAACTTGTTGTTCTCTGGATTCAATTTGCTAA
- a CDS encoding IncA family protein: MNPISGSGSSLRIAPQSKIESVTTEAKSSRCSRILDVALLVVGAMIVVAGVLTLVVCASSFNALGVAALVLGSACLGAGLSRIACRSFCSNLEAKNIANTRRLSGLIEARDALTSIVSINKALLQKLAKEIQILENKVIEAELDLLAKLDENEKRLLEDVRLVFSSYTRWLKASEQEKLVLKSSIRQTGASPSSSS, encoded by the coding sequence ATGAATCCTATTAGTGGAAGCGGTTCATCTTTACGAATAGCTCCTCAGTCAAAAATAGAATCGGTTACAACTGAAGCAAAAAGTTCTCGATGTTCAAGAATTTTGGATGTTGCGCTACTTGTTGTAGGGGCTATGATTGTTGTGGCTGGGGTATTAACTTTAGTTGTGTGTGCTAGTAGCTTTAATGCGTTAGGTGTAGCAGCGCTAGTTCTTGGATCAGCTTGTTTAGGGGCTGGATTATCCCGAATCGCGTGTAGATCCTTCTGTTCTAACTTAGAAGCAAAAAATATTGCCAATACTCGTCGCTTGAGTGGTCTTATAGAAGCGAGGGATGCGTTAACTTCTATTGTTTCAATTAACAAGGCGTTACTGCAAAAGCTTGCAAAAGAGATTCAAATATTAGAGAATAAAGTTATAGAAGCTGAGCTTGATCTTCTGGCAAAATTAGACGAGAATGAAAAACGATTATTAGAAGATGTTCGGTTAGTTTTTTCTAGTTATACAAGATGGCTGAAGGCTTCTGAACAAGAAAAATTAGTTCTTAAATCATCTATAAGGCAAACGGGAGCTTCTCCCAGTTCTTCTTCCTGA
- a CDS encoding IncA family protein, whose product MSCSIGSTQTLNTHFQGIADSLANCTGKIRETCSSRVSARVMGAALAVIGLLVAAAGIVVAAAGLGCAVPLAIGLILVIIGSVLLGLGLAKTRSRRSELEQQLAAVFSRIEYLKEEHKNLNEVYALNCEARKSVSQHCQSLEKQIWDLCKKHADTISVLEEDARQDKERCVSCFQKQLKQSQDTCERLTRALCNAKNQCAELEKELACVKAKKK is encoded by the coding sequence ATGAGTTGTTCTATCGGTAGTACACAAACACTTAACACCCATTTCCAAGGGATAGCCGATAGTCTGGCTAATTGTACAGGTAAAATTCGGGAAACATGCTCTTCAAGAGTAAGTGCGAGGGTTATGGGAGCGGCCTTGGCTGTCATCGGGCTTTTGGTTGCTGCTGCTGGGATTGTGGTTGCTGCTGCTGGACTTGGGTGTGCAGTTCCTCTGGCTATAGGGTTAATTTTAGTAATAATAGGGTCTGTTCTTTTGGGACTGGGCCTTGCTAAGACGCGAAGCCGTCGTTCAGAGTTGGAGCAGCAGCTTGCAGCTGTTTTTAGTCGAATTGAGTATCTTAAAGAGGAGCATAAAAATTTGAATGAGGTTTATGCTTTGAACTGTGAAGCTCGTAAAAGTGTAAGTCAACACTGCCAGTCATTAGAGAAGCAAATATGGGATTTATGCAAGAAACATGCTGATACCATAAGCGTTCTTGAAGAAGATGCTCGGCAAGATAAAGAGCGATGCGTAAGTTGTTTTCAGAAGCAATTGAAACAGAGTCAAGATACTTGCGAGCGATTAACTAGAGCATTATGTAATGCTAAAAATCAGTGTGCTGAATTAGAGAAAGAATTGGCTTGTGTTAAAGCTAAGAAGAAGTAA